In a single window of the Elaeis guineensis isolate ETL-2024a chromosome 4, EG11, whole genome shotgun sequence genome:
- the LOC105043315 gene encoding protein SPIRAL1-like 5 isoform X1 has translation MPPSQQSWKERKNRLIHLPECYKMSRGGSFGGGQSSLGYLFESDEAPVSPPRSTKATKSPQPPSDGGSKSKATAQETQPEKAISNNYHRAQGQNSGNFITGRPSTKVLSAPGGSSSLGYLFGDK, from the exons ATGCCACCTTCTCAGCAgagctggaaagagagaaaaaatagactcATCCATCTCCCAGAGTGCTACAAGATGAGTAGAGGTGGGAGCTTCGGAGGTGGACAGAGCTCTCTAGGTTACCTCTTTGAATCAGATGAGGCCCCAGTCTCACCCCCTAGATCTACCAAGGCCACCAAGTCTCCCCAGCCTCCATCTGATGGAGGTAGCAAGAGCAAAGCAACAGCCCAAGAGACTCAACCAGAAAAAGCCATCTCCAACAACTACCACAGAGCGCAAGGCCAGAACTCAGGGAACTTCATCACG GGTCGTCCCTCCACCAAGGTCCTTTCAGCTCCCGGTGGCAGCTCATCTCTTGGCTACCTGTTTGGAGATAAATGA
- the LOC105043315 gene encoding protein SPIRAL1-like 5 isoform X2 — MSRGGSFGGGQSSLGYLFESDEAPVSPPRSTKATKSPQPPSDGGSKSKATAQETQPEKAISNNYHRAQGQNSGNFITGRPSTKVLSAPGGSSSLGYLFGDK; from the exons ATGAGTAGAGGTGGGAGCTTCGGAGGTGGACAGAGCTCTCTAGGTTACCTCTTTGAATCAGATGAGGCCCCAGTCTCACCCCCTAGATCTACCAAGGCCACCAAGTCTCCCCAGCCTCCATCTGATGGAGGTAGCAAGAGCAAAGCAACAGCCCAAGAGACTCAACCAGAAAAAGCCATCTCCAACAACTACCACAGAGCGCAAGGCCAGAACTCAGGGAACTTCATCACG GGTCGTCCCTCCACCAAGGTCCTTTCAGCTCCCGGTGGCAGCTCATCTCTTGGCTACCTGTTTGGAGATAAATGA